A genomic region of Janthinobacterium lividum contains the following coding sequences:
- a CDS encoding (2Fe-2S) ferredoxin domain-containing protein produces the protein MSDAPYFERHVFFCMNKREDGRNSCGDHGAEAAQKHCKRRIKELDMNGAGKIRINQAGCMDRCEEGPLLVIYPEATWYTYVDTSDIDEIIDTHLVGGKIVERLKI, from the coding sequence ATGAGCGACGCACCGTATTTTGAACGCCACGTTTTTTTCTGCATGAATAAACGTGAAGACGGCCGCAACAGCTGCGGCGACCATGGCGCGGAAGCGGCGCAAAAGCATTGCAAGCGCCGCATCAAGGAACTCGACATGAATGGCGCGGGCAAGATCCGCATCAACCAGGCCGGCTGCATGGACCGCTGCGAAGAAGGCCCGCTGCTGGTGATCTACCCGGAAGCGACCTGGTACACCTATGTCGACACCAGCGATATCGATGAAATCATCGATACGCACCTGGTGGGCGGCAAAATTGTCGAACGCCTCAAGATTTAA